AATACACTTCTCAATATATATAAAAGATATTGAAATTCAACCCTTTTGTGAATTTTCTCACTTAATTTGCAGGATGAGCCTGGGTAGTATGAGGCTCTGTCAGGCAGGTCGGGCATAATCGAGTTCAAGATAGATCTAATCTATTTTATACTAAAAAGATGGACATGCTGTTCATGCGAAGACGCGGCTCAGGATGCTATTGGATGCGGAGTCGCCAACCGCAGAATAGACTGATCCTGAGAAGTATACTATTACTTCTGGAAAAAGGGGCACTCCCGAATGCATGATTGATCTTCATAGAGCTTTAGCGATGCGCCTTGAAAGGTATAATCATGTCAACCACACCAGGGATGCATCCGTCTCTATCGAGAAATCGCTACAAAGACCCCAATGCTGCCCCCGATTAAAACCAGGATGCCGAGAACCACGGCTAATAAGGTTGCATTCACTGAACTGACCTGAGTTCTGTATGGATCAATGTCGAGATGGCGGTCGCCGGCTCGTTTTTCGATTCGTCTCTTGAATCTAATCCGGGTGTCATCGAATTTCTCCACCAGCTCCCACCCCGCCTTAGACTCTTCCTGACAGAGCTTCTGCACTGCCTCAGCAGTCTTGAACTTGCGTGTACAAGCCCGGACAATCTTGAACTCCCAGCCTTTAAGATCGTTACCATTGTATGATGTCATCTCTTCTTCCTCTTTTCTCCGCTGTTCTGCTGCCGCCGCTGCAATTGCAGCAGCCACGGCCCCGGAGGATGCAGCTACCGCACCCGACATACTGCCTCCATTTCTGTCTGTTTCGAACAATATACATCTAATTAGCCCCTAAATTCAATCAAAATGAGATCGTCTGCATCGGAGCTACTGCATATCGATCAGTGATGAAGCTTTTCGAATCCTGTGCCCACCTTACGGGAACAGGATTGGCAGAATAGCATTCTGATAGTCAAAGCGACGATAGCCTCGTCAGGACTGCTGCATGCGGGGCGTTCGCAATGGAACGAAGCCACAGTAGGAAGGGATCAGATTATGGCGATGCAGTCAGGGAGCGATCCTCAAGTCGGTGCATTCATTGAGAAGCTCGATCCTGAATTCCGCGAGATCGCATCGAGAATTCGGAAACTGATTATCGAGGTAATACCTGATGTGTCCGAGACATTCAAGTGGAATCAGCCGGTCTACGAGAGAGACGGCCTCATTTGCTATATAGGATCATTCAAAGAACATATCTGTCTCGGCTTCTACCATGGAGCTTTCCTCGCTGATCCGGAAAAACATCTTCAGGGTGACGGAAGACAACTCCGTCATATCAAGATCAATAGCGTTGAGGACTTGCAGAGCAAACCTCTACGGAAGCTGCTTGAGCAAGCAGCCAGTCTTCAGCTTCGTTGATGCCGGTCACTGAATTCTGAAGTTGTCCAGGTAGACTTCGATCGTGTCTTGAATGTCGAATGCAAAGAGATGAATTGCCCATATCTTTGTCATATCCATCTCTCGTGATACGGGAGCATTTCTTACTTTCTTGAGCGGTACGGAAATCCTGTTGAGCCCGGGTTGAATCTTGACAACGAAATTGAATCTGTCCGGGTAACCTCCGTCATGCCACAGATCGTCGATTCTGACAGCGAGTTGGACTGTTGTGTCAAGCTCCGAATAAGCTTCAAAACGAAAGTAGCTGTATCCTGACCAATCCGGAAACGGTTCATCAATTCGCATTCCGGGATAGGTCGCAGGCAGCATTATCAGCTTGCCGACAGATTCACCGCCGGCATCGATGAATCCGTCGGGTGGTTTTACGATTTCCAGCTCTGCATCGATAACGGTGACGTATTTCTCTTCCCACACGGACTCGAATGTCAGAATGTTTGGAATTGCCTTGTCACGTTGCAGGTCGGCTACAATCCAGAGGGCTGAGGGGACAAGTGTGGCGGCGAGGAGCAGTACTGCGATAACAATCAGCGCAATCCTGAGCCAATCGAACCTGGCGCGAATCTGCCTCACTGCCGGGTCAATTGCCATGTAGAGTGCCAGGAATGATATTGTACCAGCCACATCCCTGATCAGGTCCCAGGTATCGGCGTCACGTTGCTGCGGAATCTGACTAATCTCGGAAATAGCTCCAATTGATACGGTTAGGGTGAGAGCAATCACATAGTGGGCGATGGGGTTTCTGATCCTTGTTTCGAGCACCATCTTCGATATACCGAGTAACGCGAGGGCCAGAATCCCCGACAGCGGAGCATGTCCGGCATTGTGGATCTCTCGCCAAGAATGAGTATCGTGCGGGAGTCGAAGGTATTCAAGAACCAGCAGAACTCCTGCAGCGCAGGCAAGCAAAAGCAATAGAGATACGTACTTATTGATTCTCATAGCATCCAATGACTTACTGTGCACACAATCTGTCAAGTAGAAAGCTTATGTCACCTGAATGACAATCGAGATAAAAGACTTGACGAATGCATACTTGAACTGGATATTGTGCGGTTGCGGGAGTATGCCGGCGCATTTCCGGGAACTCCGGCATGAATGAACCGTTCGGTCTATTCGAAGACCGAGATCGATCAAGGAATCGGAGTTTTAATCTGTGCCGATGCGGAAATCAGATAAATCGCTGAAGGAATCGGGTAGGTCCACTGAGACTATCCGGCGTAAGAGCGAGCATCTTAGAATTGTCGCCGACAAGGATGTGATTCATGCCGGAAGCACTCTTCTTGAGGATGTCATTCTCATCCACCAGGCGCTTCCCGAACTGAATCTTGACGAAATCGATCTTTCTACGAAGTTCTTTGGCAAGAGTCTTGCCGCCCCACTGATGATAACCAGCATGACCGGAGGTGCTGAATTCTCCGAAGAGATGAATCGCGGTCTTGCGGAAGCAGCGGAGCGCGAGTCCATTGCATTTGCTGTCGGAAGCCAGCGAGTTATGCTCCGGCATCCGGAAGTTGCAGATCACTTCGCGGTACGCAAGTACATTCCGAATGGTGTGTTGCTCGGGAATATCGGCGCTGTCCAGCTTGAAGAGTATCCGCCTGATGTTATTGTTGGGCTTGTGGAGCAGATCGAAGCCGACGGGCTCTGCATCCATCTGAATGCGGCACAGGAACTGGTGCAGACCGAAGGCCATCGTCATTTCCGCGGGATACTGGACAATATCGCCAGACTGCTGGATCATCTGGGTGGCAAATTGCTCGTCAAGGAGACTGGCGCCGGAATGTCAATCGAGACGGCAGCCAAACTGAAGTCTATTGGCGTGCCATACATTGACGTTTCCGGATCGGGAGGTACTTCCTGGACGAAAGTCGAGATGTTCCGAGCCAACTCCGGCCTTCTACGGCAGGTCGGATCGACGTTCGCCGACTGGGGAGTGCCAACCGCATTCGGCGTGATGGCGACACGGGATGTGTGCGGCTCAGATATTACAATTATAGCGTCGGGTGGAATAGAAAACGGTCTCGATGTTGCCCGATCTATTGCTATAGGCGCGGATATCGGTGGTCTCGCGAGGCCAATTCTGCTTTCATTCCTGGAAGGTGGTTCCGACGGCGCGTCTGATTATATTGGAAGAATCAAGGAAGAATTACGGATAGCCATGCTGCTGACGGGCGCGGGCAATGTCTCGGCACTTTCGAAGATCCCACGCGTATACAGAGAAGGGCTCCGTGAGTGGCTGTCCCATTTCGGATTGTCTGAGGAGACAGAATAGCAACAATGAAGAAGACTCGTACTCTTAAGAACAAACCAGCCTCAAGGCCGGAGCTCAGAACCTCACGAATCCCGGGATTCTACAGGCTTTCGATCGAGCAGCGCCTTGCGTACTTGGCCAGGACTTTTGGCCTGACAGATGAACAGATATCTCAGATGCGCGATGGAACAGCGCTGAGCGTCGATCACGCTGTGAACATGGTGGAGAATACCATAGGTGTGCTTGGGCTGCCGCTCGGACTGGGACTCAACTTCATGGTTGATGGTCGCGAGCATCTTGTGCCTATGGCAATCGAGGAGGCTTCGATCATTGCTGCCGTCTCCAAGGGAGCGTTGCTGATCAGGCGAAGCGGAGGGTTCACCAGCGAGGTTGACGATCCGATTATGATTGGACAGGTGCAGATTCTCGATCTGGATGATCCCGACAAAGCGTCTGAATTGCTTCTGGAGCGCAAACAGGAAGTGATCGACAGCGCCAACCGTTCTGACTCCAGGATGGTGACAAGAGGCGGCGGAGTCAAAGATTTGGAGACGCGGGTCCTGTATGGTGGCCGTGATGTCGGTCCAATGCTGATAGTACATCTGCTTTACGATGTCTGTGAGGCGATGGGCGCTAACGCAGTTAACTACGCCTGCGAAGCTGCAGGACCGAAAATCGCTGAATTAGTTGGCGGGAGAGTGAATCTTCAAATTCTCTCGAACCTTGCTGATAAGCGGATCGCTCGGGCAGAATTCCACTTGCCGTTCGAAATGCTCAAGACTGAGAAGATTGATGGACGGTCCGTCGCAACCAGAATGGTCGAAGCGAGTAGATTTGCGCAAGTAGATCCATATCGTGCGGCGACTCACAATAAAGGAATCTTCAACGGCATATGCGCCGCTGCGCTTGCCTTCGGACAGGACTGGAGAGCGATCGAGGCGGGCGGTCATGCGTATGCTGCCCGAGACGGACAGTATCGTGGACTGGCGACCTATGAAATCTCAGACGAATCATTGATCGGACAGATCGAAATACCTCTGCAAGTCGGTTGGGTTGGCGGAGCTGTTGATTCGCATCCCGGAGTGAAAGTCCTTCGTGCGATCAGCGGTGTACAGAATTCTCGCGAATTGTCAGGTTTGCTGGCGTCGGTTGGATTGGCACAAAACTTCGCCGCATGCCTTGCACTCTGCACTGAAGGCATCCAGCGAGGGCATATGGCGCTGCATGCTCGCAGCGTGGCGGTCAGCGTCGGCGTGGAACCCGAAAATGTCGAGAAAGTCGCGCTTGAGATGATTCGACGTGGTGAGGTGAAGGTCTCGGTCGCTGAAGATATTCACCGAGGCATGCGAGACACCGTGCCTGAAAAGTCCGGCGAGCATGAACTTCCCGTAAGATCGTTTGCCCGAGGCAAGGTTGTGTTGTTCGGCGAACATGCTACCGTGTATGGATATCCCGGAATCATCTCGACCATTGACCTCGGACTGACTGTCAAAATTAAGAGCGATTCGCACGGCCCAAGGTTCTTGCATCCTAATTTCAAGCAAGCATTTCCCATCCCGAATACGGATAAAGATGTCAGGCTATTTTCCCGCGCTGCGGATGCCGCATTTGAGCTCTACGGATTGCTGCAGGAGCCGATTGCGATTGAAGTCGAATCGAATCTGGTTCCCGGAATGGGACTCGGATCGTCGGCAGCTTTCTCTGTGGCGTTGTGTTCTGCTCTCAGACGATATAAGGGAATGAATCTCGACCAGCAGTGGAACGGCGAGTTGTTCGGTGAAGCTCAGCAGCTTGAAGCCGTATTCCACGGTAATCCGAGCGGTATGGATGCCGCCACGGTGCTTTCAGGCGGTGTGATTTGGTTTCGCAAAGGACCGCCGAGGGAGATTCTACCGATACGACTTCCAAAACCTATGACCGGCATTGTCTGCATCGTCGAACCGGGTGCCCGCACAATCGAAATGGTTGAGCTTGTGAAGAATAACCGCAAGCATGATCCCGAGAGTGTCGATGCAATTTTCGAAGAGATCGGTAATCTGACGGTTGATGCCGGAATCGCGCTCGGAACAGGCGACGCCCACGCTACGGGCAAACTAATGCAGAAGAACCACGACTTGCTTGCGAAACTTGGCGTATCGACGCCTCAACTCGATAAGGCGGTTGACCTGCTTCTCGATCGCGGTGCTCTCGGCGCCAAACTGACCGGTGCCGGAGGTGGCGGTGCAGTTGTTGCGCTGGTCGATCCGGATAAACGTCAGGAACTGATGGAAGAGCTCTCTGCGAAGTTCGCGCTCGTCTATCCTTTCACGCTTGGAGCCGCGACATGATCAGCCGG
This region of Candidatus Zixiibacteriota bacterium genomic DNA includes:
- a CDS encoding DUF1801 domain-containing protein, translating into MPTLREQDWQNSILIVKATIASSGLLHAGRSQWNEATVGRDQIMAMQSGSDPQVGAFIEKLDPEFREIASRIRKLIIEVIPDVSETFKWNQPVYERDGLICYIGSFKEHICLGFYHGAFLADPEKHLQGDGRQLRHIKINSVEDLQSKPLRKLLEQAASLQLR
- the fni gene encoding type 2 isopentenyl-diphosphate Delta-isomerase, giving the protein MRKSDKSLKESGRSTETIRRKSEHLRIVADKDVIHAGSTLLEDVILIHQALPELNLDEIDLSTKFFGKSLAAPLMITSMTGGAEFSEEMNRGLAEAAERESIAFAVGSQRVMLRHPEVADHFAVRKYIPNGVLLGNIGAVQLEEYPPDVIVGLVEQIEADGLCIHLNAAQELVQTEGHRHFRGILDNIARLLDHLGGKLLVKETGAGMSIETAAKLKSIGVPYIDVSGSGGTSWTKVEMFRANSGLLRQVGSTFADWGVPTAFGVMATRDVCGSDITIIASGGIENGLDVARSIAIGADIGGLARPILLSFLEGGSDGASDYIGRIKEELRIAMLLTGAGNVSALSKIPRVYREGLREWLSHFGLSEETE
- a CDS encoding hydroxymethylglutaryl-CoA reductase, degradative; this encodes MKKTRTLKNKPASRPELRTSRIPGFYRLSIEQRLAYLARTFGLTDEQISQMRDGTALSVDHAVNMVENTIGVLGLPLGLGLNFMVDGREHLVPMAIEEASIIAAVSKGALLIRRSGGFTSEVDDPIMIGQVQILDLDDPDKASELLLERKQEVIDSANRSDSRMVTRGGGVKDLETRVLYGGRDVGPMLIVHLLYDVCEAMGANAVNYACEAAGPKIAELVGGRVNLQILSNLADKRIARAEFHLPFEMLKTEKIDGRSVATRMVEASRFAQVDPYRAATHNKGIFNGICAAALAFGQDWRAIEAGGHAYAARDGQYRGLATYEISDESLIGQIEIPLQVGWVGGAVDSHPGVKVLRAISGVQNSRELSGLLASVGLAQNFAACLALCTEGIQRGHMALHARSVAVSVGVEPENVEKVALEMIRRGEVKVSVAEDIHRGMRDTVPEKSGEHELPVRSFARGKVVLFGEHATVYGYPGIISTIDLGLTVKIKSDSHGPRFLHPNFKQAFPIPNTDKDVRLFSRAADAAFELYGLLQEPIAIEVESNLVPGMGLGSSAAFSVALCSALRRYKGMNLDQQWNGELFGEAQQLEAVFHGNPSGMDAATVLSGGVIWFRKGPPREILPIRLPKPMTGIVCIVEPGARTIEMVELVKNNRKHDPESVDAIFEEIGNLTVDAGIALGTGDAHATGKLMQKNHDLLAKLGVSTPQLDKAVDLLLDRGALGAKLTGAGGGGAVVALVDPDKRQELMEELSAKFALVYPFTLGAAT